The genomic region GGCCCAGTGCATCCTTGATATTGCCGCCCGCACCGGGTTTGACGTATTGCGGCAACAGGTTGCCCCCCATCATGACGATGCGCTCGACCTTCTCGTGCAGCAGCTTCTGCAGGACCGCATCGCGCCTGGCTCGCTGGATCAGATGCCCCCAGGTCGTGCCGCCGCCGATCATCAATACCGTGAACTTGTGGTCGGCGTTCGCCAATGTGTTCCTGAGAAACTCGACGGCATCGGTTTGCGTCGGGTTCGAGTTCTTCCGGGGGAAACTGGCATCGTAATGCTGGTCTGCCGCCTGGCGTGTATCAAAGGCGAAGGTGTTGCTGTACAGCAACGGACGCTGAAAACCCGCGACAACGGGCGTGCGCTCTATGACAGCGTCATTGAATACCGTGAGGAAGTTGCTGAGGTTTTCAACACCGTGACTCAGGTGAGCAGCACCGACCCCAGTCACGGTGATGCCTTCCACCTTTATCGCATGATGCTTGAGCAAATAAGCGATGGCCATGTAATCGTCGAAGTCGACATCGGTATCGATGAGTACATGCGTAAGCGATTGTGCAGACATATCCTTAGCCCTCCTGGCTAATAACGTATTTATTTCCAATGCAAATACAACATCAACCCGTAGCCCCCTACGTTGCGCTCTGAACTGTAGGCGAGCCCCCCCTACCTGTCGAGGACGCCACGAACGTCCCCTGCCCGCTATTTTTCATGGAAAGCATGGCGTTTTTCCAAGAGTCGCCTACACCTGTAACAAGGAAGAACGGCACGTGATCGACAGGAGTCGATAGGCACTACCCCCTCGTATCCTCTGCGCATAATCCGTCTCTCCTTTTTCCTCGCATTTCCGGCTTTTTGCCGGGGATAGATCTCGCTTGTCCGGCGTTGCCGAGGAGGTAAACCACTCAAGACCCTGCTGCCCCGTGAAGTCATCTCGACTGCCAAACCGAGACCTATACCAAGAAAAAAAGGAAGCCTGGCACGGAGCCAACACTGCCCGGCGTATTCCCTATCAAGGAGATAATCGATGAACCAGCCCCACGTAAAACGCTCAGTGCTGGCGGTAAGTGCCGCACTGTTCTGCATCGCCGCCCAGGCCGGCACCTATCCCGACTACGGCTATGCGCCGCCGGACGGCTACACCGGCCCCAAATTCGTACTCAGTCAGAACTACCCCACGCAAGCGCCCACCGGCTCACCGCCGGCGTTCTTCAAGAAGCTGCCGGCCAAGCCGGACAACAACTTCGAAACCTGGCGGACCTACATGAACGAGGTCAAGAACTACTGCCTGGAGGGCAACATCGAGGTCAACTGGGACGTGCAGAAAAACAAGGTTCGCCAGTGGTACCACATGCCATGGCAGCACTATGGTCCGCTGGGGCGTGAAGGCATTCATGGCTTGACCAAAGAAGCGCAGATCCAGGTCAAGCAACTGGCAGCGACGCAGACTGCGACCGGCCAGACCTACGCCGTGGGCATCTACAACGACATCGGCGCCTACAC from Pseudomonas asplenii harbors:
- a CDS encoding nucleoside hydrolase produces the protein MSAQSLTHVLIDTDVDFDDYMAIAYLLKHHAIKVEGITVTGVGAAHLSHGVENLSNFLTVFNDAVIERTPVVAGFQRPLLYSNTFAFDTRQAADQHYDASFPRKNSNPTQTDAVEFLRNTLANADHKFTVLMIGGGTTWGHLIQRARRDAVLQKLLHEKVERIVMMGGNLLPQYVKPGAGGNIKDALGPMPYYTNDVAEWNIFLDPLGAQLVFGSGIPVQLLALNASNSIPITQGFVRQLSQIDNPVAQFLKQVLGSSTIAPGIGKYLYFWDPLAAVAITNPDLVQFKRYKLRVEQELNEEQDTSGQLIPDDQAGVPVDVGLSAAQGFVLSLYLNTIAGNSRQAAAEYAE